From Oncorhynchus mykiss isolate Arlee chromosome 25, USDA_OmykA_1.1, whole genome shotgun sequence, a single genomic window includes:
- the LOC110505465 gene encoding uncharacterized protein LOC110505465: MSVKEASIGHAQGRVGLRRKLTGPPRRLLGKSKTSSDMERKGKTCAWGQRSGDGKGTKEDSMPGCQDTIFEEVPLESTTKSPRKSTDSKEEETLENTMETTKSLSTEQSDVKADHSNQKHKREKQGTRKRCFSPSLICIRRWRKRAGEKEDKEGHDITFFNKQTRDFAVQPTAVYGVTTSEKQVNNCSSMDTPAMKGKDEKVKVKTWRIFKRLMIAPNDHSETKQEQLGPEISLQDHSPCAISSKKKTVNLWRHRTKKPSPFFQERIGGTQEYIEEETIVLANRHADDITELMNPNPHPLDFVREVKGHCSETLTVSVDVSVMKSEDTEVRDTIETSKEETKAYENPAPTTDKMEAKKYPENRLKQADEMLATPYPIETYSCAGNDGVNLVSEVEEVQRHSGFSESVTSSTVAAEDPSLGGEFTLNAFNKHIDLNAICEDAFVHNGIKAIEENTPTSIIVNESVKEDSHLESNMCDDVHLYPIELNNSLKTGCDTFHEILNAENNGDSKQNCDVQQKEVHLLETACSVVQVVITAALDQLRVELVNSDTTLTQEEKEC, from the coding sequence ATGTCAGTCAAAGAGGCTTCGATTGGACACGCTCAGGGAAGAGTGGGGCTGAGGAGAAAGCTGACAGGTCCTCCACGACGACTCCTTGGTAAATCAAAGACTAGCAGTGacatggagaggaagggaaagactTGCGCTTGGGGACAGAGATCAGGGGATGGCAAAGGGACCAAGGAAGATTCCATGCCTGGCTGTCAGGACACCATCTTTGAAGAGGTTCCACTGGAATCTACCACAAAGAGCCCTCGGAAATCCACTGATTCCAAAGAGGAGGAAACACTAGAAAACACAATGGAAACCACAAAGTcactctccacagaacaaagtgATGTAAAAGCTGACCATTCAAACCAAAAGCACAAGAGGGAAAAACAAGGCACAAGGAAGCGatgtttctctccatcactcatcTGCATTAGAAGGTGGAGGAAGAGAGCTGGTGAAAAGGAAGACAAGGAAGGTCATGATATCACATTTTTCAACAAGCAAACCAGAGACTTTGCTGTTCAACCAACTGCAGTTTATGGGGTAACAACCAGTGAAAAGCAAGTTAATAATTGCTCTAGCATGGACACTCCTGCGATGAAAGGAAAGGATGAAAAGGTCAAAGTTAAAACCTGGAGAATCTTCAAAAGGCTCATGATCGCTCCCAACGACCATTCAGAAACAAAGCAAGAACAGCTAGGACCAGAGATTTCTCTACAAGATCATTCTCCTTGTGCTATTTCCTCCAAGAAAAAGACTGTGAATCTCTGGAGGCACAGAACCAAAAAGCCCTCTCCTTTCTTCCAGGAGCGTATTGGAGGCACACAGGAATACATTGAGGAGGAGACTATAGTCCTGGCTAACAGACATGCTGATGATATTACTGAGCTCATGAATCCTAATCCACATCCCCTAGATTTTGTCAGGGAGGTTAAGGGGCATTGCTCTGAGACACTAACAGTGAGTGTGGATGTGAGTGTTATGAAGTCAGAGGACACTGAGGTCAGAGACACCATAGAAACAAGTAAAGAAGAAACTAAGGCTTACGAAAACCCTGCCCCTACAACTGATAAAATGGAAGCTAAAAAATATCCTGAAAATAGACTGAAGCAGGCAGATGAGATGCTGGCAACCCCATATCCCATAGAGACCTATAGTTGTGCCGGCAATGACGGGGTGAATCTTGTTTCAGAGGTAGAGGAGGTGCAGAGACATTCAGGCTTTAGTGAAAGTGTTACCTCAAGCACAGTTGCCGCAGAGGATCCATCATTGGGGGGGGAATTCACATTAAACGCTTTTAACAAACACATTGACTTAAATGCAATTTGTGAGGATGCTTTTGTACATAATGGAATAAAAGCAATAGAGGAAAACACTCCAACGAGCATAATTGTAAATGAGAGTGTTAAAGAGGATTCACATTTAGAGAGTAACATGTGTGATGACGTGCATTTATACCCCATTGAACTGAACAACTCTTTGAAGACTGGTTGTGACACATTCCATGAAATCCTCAATGCTGAAAATAATGGTGATTCTAAGCAGAACTGTGATGTGCAGCAGAAAGAGGTCCACCTGCTGGAGACAGCATGCTCTGTGGTTCAGGTAGTCATAACCGCTGCCTTGGATCAGCTCAGAGTTGAGCTGGTGAACTCAGATACCACACTGACCCAAGAGGAAAAAGAGTGCTGA